From the genome of Ornithobacterium rhinotracheale, one region includes:
- a CDS encoding glycosyltransferase family 9 protein, whose translation MMQKILAFRLSALGDVAMTVPVILAVLEQNPQVEITMVAPSMLHDFYPQHPRLHLVDFNKKNKHRGLAGIYHFCQEITQEPFDAFADLHGVLRSFVLGFLLKNKGLKISRIDKGRAEKRALTRRHHKILKPLKHTTERYADVFRNLGLEVKLSHQLKNHLFAPMPKLGNAVGIAPFAKHKGKRYPLNEILQLILHLTQRGKKVYIFGSKQEAASLDGIKDPNIEIVAGKLSFKEELKLISRLDCMLSMDSSNMHMASLVGVLVVSVWGATHPYAGFMGYGQSAENAVQDTELNCRPCSVFGDKKCFRGDWACFDAITPEDLSIKIEKLSS comes from the coding sequence ATGATGCAGAAAATTTTAGCCTTTCGCCTCTCTGCGCTAGGAGATGTTGCAATGACGGTGCCGGTGATTTTAGCCGTTTTGGAGCAAAATCCACAAGTGGAAATCACAATGGTAGCCCCCAGTATGCTGCACGATTTTTACCCCCAGCACCCAAGATTGCATTTAGTGGATTTTAATAAAAAAAATAAGCACAGAGGCCTTGCAGGAATCTATCATTTTTGCCAAGAAATCACCCAAGAGCCATTTGATGCCTTTGCCGATTTGCACGGCGTATTAAGGTCTTTCGTTTTAGGCTTTTTATTGAAAAACAAAGGCTTAAAAATTAGTAGAATAGACAAAGGCCGCGCGGAGAAAAGAGCGCTCACGCGCCGCCACCATAAAATCCTGAAACCACTGAAACACACCACAGAGCGCTATGCTGATGTGTTTAGAAATTTAGGTTTAGAGGTGAAACTAAGCCACCAGCTGAAAAATCACCTATTTGCCCCTATGCCCAAGCTAGGCAATGCCGTGGGGATTGCGCCTTTTGCCAAGCATAAGGGGAAGCGCTACCCACTTAATGAGATTTTACAGCTAATATTGCACCTCACTCAGCGTGGCAAAAAAGTATATATCTTTGGGAGCAAGCAAGAGGCCGCGAGCTTAGATGGAATTAAAGACCCAAACATTGAAATCGTTGCAGGGAAATTAAGTTTTAAAGAAGAGCTAAAACTCATCAGTCGGCTAGATTGTATGCTCAGTATGGATAGTAGCAATATGCATATGGCATCGCTAGTGGGCGTGCTAGTAGTCTCCGTTTGGGGCGCCACACACCCGTATGCAGGCTTTATGGGCTACGGGCAGAGTGCTGAAAACGCCGTGCAGGACACGGAGCTAAATTGTCGCCCGTGTTCGGTGTTTGGCGATAAAAAATGCTTCCGAGGCGATTGGGCTTGTTTTGATGCCATTACGCCCGAGGATTTAAGTATTAAAATAGAGAAATTATCAAGTTGA
- the rplS gene encoding 50S ribosomal protein L19 — MDQLVKYVEDKYVAKKDFPEFSTGDTITVYQEITEGGKTRVQFFRGVVLQRRGAGATETFTVRKMSGEVGVERIYPINLPAIQKIEVNKRGKVRRARIFYFRGLRGKKARIKEA, encoded by the coding sequence ATGGATCAATTAGTAAAATACGTAGAAGACAAGTACGTAGCAAAAAAAGATTTCCCTGAATTTTCTACAGGAGATACCATTACAGTTTATCAAGAAATTACCGAGGGCGGTAAAACTCGTGTGCAGTTTTTCCGTGGCGTAGTTTTACAAAGAAGAGGTGCAGGTGCTACTGAAACTTTCACTGTAAGAAAAATGAGTGGTGAAGTAGGTGTAGAAAGAATTTACCCAATCAACTTACCAGCGATTCAAAAAATCGAAGTAAACAAAAGAGGTAAAGTTAGAAGAGCTAGAATTTTCTATTTCAGAGGACTTAGAGGTAAAAAAGCAAGAATTAAAGAAGCTTAA
- a CDS encoding fibronectin type III domain-containing protein, producing the protein MNKFLYAIVLLIATNLLGQNMPSSEELYDPYMPEYFAGKDPAWLQDIQKNPRGVNFYEMEKKYQEWLASDPDAKKKTLDKKPAVNFYRRWRKAYAPFVDSKGNIVLPTKKEYLAKIDQQNRANASKTPSGRFQRSTSSSTPTNVWKNIGPDRTARNNGFDYMKSYDYHASVFRIDVYKKNPQILYCGAETGVVFKTTNGGEKWVACDPVYNFGYMITAITINQENTNEVWVGSDLGLFVTTNGGESFERIDGIGERVNSIKVNKDIITIASKEGFYVYNKATKKLRKTFNGICYDHEIKPDQKDKVYLLAQKNGEYEGKLYTSIDSGLSFDRGEAIVANKQIKFGRLAISYAPKGGDYVYALVNVFDYSSMSHGVPRILQSKDAGRTWEDKTVRTENIRERQNTFCPSVDAKQGGQGYFDMMIGVSDIDPEHVIFGLCSAYRSTEGGKGGYIANAIGGYCNFSIHPDMQDIAIAGNQVWISNDGGVKYSSDFFKSRDKAENRVNGIYASDFWGFGQGWNEDVMAGGRWHNGDAVMINNKSYGHGKISVKVGGVEQATGYVMLSNPKKVYFTDAGMFIMPDEISGKVKPNYMTFNSVPYESLKSNGFLGFDPRYAKRILFHPGNNYYGVMSATHKIVETTNDGEDGNFKELLDTDFNEDGTEAMQENFSNIVFARSNPNTIYAAGNRHIYKSKDNGENWEMLNPIPKNLGFQYGYTGSPTSFIDVDPHDENKIWAVQSGTEGAVFYSKDGGENWINPLDDNMKDKLFRWVIITGDELEGVYLGTDGASKIYYKDKTMSNWTDYSSGFPSAARLTRLVPFFKEGKLRAATSQGIWEAPLYNQNFKPVAQPIALNLGGAELANANQEVQFDSYSIVNQNHAKWEWSFKPQPSYVSNKNVRNPKVIFKYNGKYDVTLKITTPNGSHERTIKEMIVVKNGEERPNTPQPPQNPEPPVSPNPPSDPTPPEIEGLSGLKFVVVNADNFTLTWDMPSNMKGVSYYDVLIDGEVKGATKANEITISGLKPLTTYKVRIVARKANGDLIAQSETITMQTLEGKTQSKLLFYPNPVINKQLFAKGDNLAQIKWIKIYDMQGKLVREIPQPFASGDSVSLVGLAQGVYILTTPHHFEKIIVR; encoded by the coding sequence ATGAATAAGTTTTTATATGCTATCGTGTTATTGATAGCTACAAACCTGCTAGGGCAAAATATGCCGAGTAGCGAAGAATTGTACGATCCGTATATGCCAGAGTATTTTGCGGGGAAAGATCCTGCATGGTTGCAAGACATTCAAAAGAATCCTCGCGGGGTGAATTTCTATGAAATGGAAAAGAAATACCAAGAATGGCTTGCATCGGACCCCGACGCGAAGAAGAAAACACTAGACAAAAAGCCAGCGGTGAACTTTTACCGTAGATGGAGAAAGGCCTATGCCCCCTTTGTAGACTCAAAAGGTAACATCGTTTTGCCTACTAAAAAAGAATATTTGGCAAAGATTGACCAGCAAAACCGAGCCAATGCCTCTAAGACACCTTCAGGAAGGTTTCAACGCTCAACATCCTCTTCGACACCTACTAATGTATGGAAGAATATAGGTCCAGATAGAACAGCAAGAAATAACGGATTCGATTATATGAAATCCTATGACTACCATGCCAGTGTCTTTAGAATCGATGTGTATAAAAAGAACCCACAAATTTTATATTGTGGAGCCGAAACAGGTGTAGTTTTTAAAACGACTAATGGGGGTGAAAAATGGGTGGCGTGTGATCCTGTTTACAATTTCGGATATATGATCACTGCAATCACCATAAATCAAGAGAATACTAATGAGGTATGGGTGGGGTCAGACTTAGGACTTTTTGTTACTACAAATGGAGGAGAGTCATTCGAGAGAATAGATGGAATAGGAGAAAGAGTAAATAGTATCAAGGTAAATAAAGATATTATTACCATTGCTAGCAAAGAGGGATTTTATGTTTACAATAAAGCTACAAAAAAATTAAGAAAAACATTTAACGGGATTTGCTACGACCATGAGATTAAGCCCGATCAAAAAGATAAAGTTTATTTATTAGCACAGAAAAATGGAGAATACGAAGGGAAACTTTATACCTCGATAGACAGTGGGTTGAGTTTTGACAGGGGGGAAGCCATTGTAGCCAATAAGCAAATAAAATTTGGTCGTTTAGCCATAAGCTATGCACCAAAAGGTGGAGATTATGTATATGCTTTGGTTAATGTTTTTGATTATTCTTCCATGTCTCACGGGGTGCCCCGTATATTACAAAGTAAAGATGCAGGGAGAACTTGGGAGGACAAGACAGTGAGAACAGAAAATATAAGAGAGAGACAGAATACATTTTGCCCATCAGTTGATGCCAAACAGGGAGGGCAAGGCTATTTTGATATGATGATAGGTGTGTCGGATATAGACCCAGAGCATGTGATCTTTGGATTATGTAGTGCTTATCGCTCTACAGAAGGAGGGAAAGGAGGATATATTGCCAATGCAATTGGTGGTTATTGTAATTTTTCAATCCACCCAGATATGCAAGACATTGCCATAGCAGGAAACCAAGTATGGATATCCAACGACGGCGGTGTGAAATATTCTTCAGACTTTTTTAAAAGTAGAGATAAAGCAGAAAATCGTGTAAATGGAATATATGCCTCAGATTTTTGGGGCTTTGGGCAGGGCTGGAATGAAGATGTGATGGCTGGCGGAAGATGGCACAATGGCGATGCGGTAATGATTAACAACAAAAGTTATGGCCATGGAAAAATATCTGTTAAAGTTGGGGGAGTAGAACAAGCAACAGGTTATGTAATGCTTAGTAATCCTAAAAAAGTATATTTTACCGATGCAGGTATGTTTATAATGCCTGATGAAATAAGTGGAAAAGTAAAGCCTAATTATATGACATTTAACTCAGTGCCATACGAATCTTTGAAAAGTAATGGTTTTTTAGGCTTTGACCCCCGTTATGCAAAAAGAATACTGTTTCATCCTGGAAATAATTATTATGGTGTGATGAGCGCAACACATAAAATAGTTGAAACAACTAACGATGGAGAAGATGGTAATTTTAAAGAATTGCTCGATACCGATTTTAATGAAGATGGAACAGAAGCGATGCAAGAAAATTTCTCGAACATAGTTTTTGCTCGTTCTAATCCGAATACCATTTACGCCGCAGGAAATAGACATATTTACAAATCGAAAGACAATGGTGAAAATTGGGAAATGCTAAACCCAATACCTAAAAATTTAGGGTTTCAGTATGGATATACTGGTTCTCCAACTTCTTTTATTGATGTAGATCCCCATGATGAAAATAAAATATGGGCAGTGCAATCAGGCACAGAAGGAGCCGTATTTTATAGCAAAGATGGTGGTGAAAATTGGATAAATCCGCTAGATGATAATATGAAAGATAAGCTATTTCGATGGGTTATCATAACAGGAGATGAGTTGGAGGGCGTATATTTAGGCACAGATGGCGCTTCTAAAATCTATTATAAAGATAAGACGATGAGTAATTGGACGGATTACTCTTCAGGATTTCCGTCAGCTGCTCGTTTGACTCGTTTGGTACCATTCTTTAAAGAAGGGAAGCTAAGAGCAGCCACTAGCCAAGGAATTTGGGAGGCTCCGTTGTATAATCAAAACTTTAAGCCAGTAGCACAGCCCATTGCCTTAAACCTAGGGGGAGCAGAGTTGGCCAATGCTAATCAGGAAGTGCAATTTGATTCTTACTCTATTGTAAATCAAAATCATGCTAAATGGGAGTGGTCTTTTAAACCTCAGCCGTCTTATGTTTCAAATAAAAATGTGCGAAATCCAAAAGTGATATTCAAATATAATGGAAAATACGATGTAACATTAAAAATAACTACTCCTAATGGCTCGCACGAGCGCACTATCAAAGAGATGATTGTCGTGAAAAATGGAGAGGAAAGACCTAATACCCCACAACCTCCTCAAAATCCAGAACCGCCAGTGTCTCCAAATCCACCAAGCGACCCAACACCGCCTGAGATTGAAGGGCTAAGTGGATTGAAATTCGTGGTAGTAAACGCAGATAATTTTACGCTTACTTGGGATATGCCAAGCAACATGAAAGGAGTATCTTATTACGATGTTTTGATTGATGGTGAAGTGAAAGGTGCAACTAAGGCAAACGAGATTACCATTTCTGGATTAAAGCCTTTAACCACCTACAAGGTTAGAATCGTTGCTCGAAAAGCCAACGGAGATCTTATTGCACAAAGTGAGACAATTACAATGCAGACACTTGAAGGAAAAACACAAAGTAAGCTATTATTTTATCCAAATCCAGTAATCAATAAGCAGTTGTTTGCCAAAGGAGATAATTTAGCCCAAATCAAATGGATTAAAATTTATGATATGCAAGGCAAGCTAGTGCGCGAAATTCCTCAGCCATTTGCCAGTGGCGATTCCGTGAGTCTCGTGGGCTTGGCTCAGGGCGTTTATATCTTAACCACGCCGCACCATTTTGAGAAAATTATAGTCCGATAA
- a CDS encoding thermonuclease family protein, with protein sequence MYIRSFLLSIFLVCSACKEVSKHIQREESIPQRETFKVIGISDGDTVKLLINGVEQKVRLAHIDCPERRQAFGNVAKQEVSHLIFGKNVKLNHQEERDKYGRLIAEIIMEDGTNLNKLLVKKGLAWHFKKYSNNQEYAQLEIEARQNKVGLWSDEHAMSPSDFRKLSRRKN encoded by the coding sequence ATGTACATTAGAAGTTTTCTTTTATCCATTTTCTTAGTTTGTAGCGCGTGCAAGGAAGTTTCAAAGCACATTCAGCGCGAGGAGAGCATTCCGCAGAGAGAGACCTTTAAGGTAATCGGCATCTCTGATGGCGATACGGTAAAACTTTTAATCAATGGCGTGGAGCAGAAGGTGCGCCTAGCCCACATTGATTGTCCCGAGAGAAGGCAGGCTTTTGGCAATGTGGCAAAGCAGGAGGTGTCTCATTTAATTTTTGGAAAAAATGTAAAATTAAATCACCAAGAGGAGCGAGATAAATACGGAAGGCTAATTGCCGAGATAATTATGGAAGACGGCACCAATTTAAATAAGCTTTTGGTGAAAAAGGGGCTAGCGTGGCACTTTAAAAAGTATTCCAATAATCAAGAATATGCACAATTAGAAATCGAAGCAAGACAAAATAAAGTAGGGCTTTGGAGTGACGAGCACGCAATGTCTCCGTCTGATTTTAGAAAATTAAGTCGTAGAAAAAATTAG
- a CDS encoding SufE family protein, producing the protein MTIQEAQQQIIDDFSFFEDWQDRYNHLISLGKSLASIPAEDKQPENLVKGCQSNVWLGAHLENGNVVYTADSDAILPKGIAALLVQVYSGHTPQEILKSNEDFIAKIGLQEFLSPTRANGLLAMIKQIKFYAIAFDAKNA; encoded by the coding sequence ATGACAATACAAGAAGCTCAACAGCAAATTATAGATGATTTTTCTTTTTTCGAGGATTGGCAAGATCGCTACAATCATTTAATCAGTCTTGGCAAATCCCTCGCTTCAATTCCCGCAGAGGACAAACAGCCCGAAAATTTGGTAAAAGGGTGTCAGTCTAATGTATGGCTGGGAGCTCATCTAGAAAACGGAAATGTGGTATACACTGCCGATAGCGATGCCATTTTGCCCAAAGGCATCGCGGCACTTTTGGTGCAAGTGTATTCTGGGCATACGCCGCAAGAAATCTTGAAAAGTAATGAGGATTTCATTGCAAAAATAGGCTTGCAGGAATTCCTATCGCCCACGCGCGCCAACGGACTTTTGGCAATGATTAAGCAAATTAAATTTTATGCCATCGCTTTTGATGCTAAAAATGCTTAA
- a CDS encoding putative signal transducing protein produces MSELITLMTFTNDFEAEVVRARLEAEGVSAYLFNENSVYTLGFTIGNSGEIQLKIKAKDLDKAKHILEKNL; encoded by the coding sequence ATGAGTGAATTAATTACACTGATGACTTTTACCAATGATTTTGAGGCAGAAGTAGTAAGAGCGCGCTTAGAGGCAGAGGGCGTGAGCGCCTATTTGTTCAACGAAAATTCGGTCTATACGCTGGGCTTTACAATTGGCAATTCAGGTGAAATTCAGCTGAAAATTAAGGCAAAGGATTTGGACAAGGCAAAACATATTTTGGAAAAAAATTTGTAG